Within Paenibacillus sabinae T27, the genomic segment ACCTGCAAAATAATCCGGAACTGCCGCGCGACGAGCGCGGCGATCTTGATCGGCTCCTCCCGCTGCTTGAGCAGCTCATGCAGCGTTCTCAAGGCTCTGTCCAGCCGCAGATTGGCAATGTCCTCCACCAGCGTGAACACATTCTGCTCCGTTCCGCGCGGCACCAGACTCTCTATAGCGGCAGAGTCCACCGTTCCCCCGCGGCCTGCGAACAGGCACAGCTTGTCCATCTCCGCCGACAGTCCCTGAAGCCCCGTTCCAGCGGCAGCGATGAGCGCTTCGGCCGCCCCCGGAGCGGCTTCACTGCCGCGGTCGCGTATGCCTTTCTCCACCCAGCGGAGCAGCTCCTCCGCGCCGAGTGGGTTGAAAGCCAGCACGGTTCCGGCCGATTTCAGCGCCTTGACGATTTTTTTGCGCTCATCGAGCTTGTCGCTGTTCACCAGAAAGACGATCACGCTGAATTCGGCGGGACTGGATAAGTATTCCTGAAGTACCTCGGGGCGGTGTTCCAGCTTGGCATTATCCTTGCCCGCCGTGAACAGCGAGGCGTCCCGGACCACCAGCAGCTTGCGGGGTACCATAAACGGCACGGTCTCGGCCTCTTCCACCACCGCCTGAATTGGCGTCTCGGAAAGATCGAACGGAACCACCGCGAAATCGCGGTCCTCCTTCGCAATCAGCTCGCTCTCCAAAAAAGCCGCAAATTCGTTCATGCGGAATTTTTCGCTTCCATATAAACAATAGATGGGGGAGAACTTCCCCTGCTTGATTTCTTTGGCCGCCGCTTTGGCATCCATGCTGCGCCACTTCCTTTTTTTCATATCTGCTTTGTTGCCGAGAATGTTCGTTCCAATAGTTTAACAAAAAACGAACCGGTGCGTAAGAGCGCGAATGCTGGACAATCCGTGAGTGTACAAGCAAAAGCGAAGAGACCCCGGCAACCATGCCGGAGCCTCCTCGCTCTTACGCGGCTCATCTATATAAACGGCGGGGCGGGAAGCTCTAGAAACTTCCCAGCCGCCGGTCATACCGATGTCTTCACCCGGGAACTGCCGCTCCATGGCAATTCCTGTCCCCATACTGTATTGTATTCAGTTGGCTGCAAAACGTGCAGCTTTTCACTGTTTTGTTGAAGATTCCGGCGACGGAGACGGAGACGGCGGCGGGGATGCCGGTTCCGCCGAACCCGATGCCGAAGGGGCGGCCGAATGGGCCGGAGTCTCCTGCGGTACGGTATATGTGCCGCGCAGTTCTTTGCCTTCCGCTGACGTCACATAAGTAAACTGGCGGTTGTCGGCAGACCATTCGCCGGAGACCCATGCGCCTTCAAAGGAAATCGTGTCAACAGCCTGTCTTCCCTCTGCATTGTTCCCTGCGGCGCGGTAAATCACGAGTTTCTGCCCCTCGATCGCCGCGGTATACCGGCCGTCGGGAGACGTCCAGGACGGGGGCTCAGCAGGCGAACCGGGCGGAGTTTCGATCGGTGCGATCCCCATAATTCCCGCGGCTCCATCTTTGAAGCTCGGGGCTTGCAGCGTATTCTCCGGTATCATCGGATCGCTTTGGCTATCGCTCAGCTCCTTGTCGGCGTTCGGCGATTCAGACGTCCCGGCCGCTGCTGAAGGAGGGGCCAATTTCTCCGATTGTCCACTGTGTTCCGTACCCGGTGACGTACTCTTGGCCGACTCACCCTTCCGGTTGTCCGTTGATCTCTCAGCAGGATCGGCGGTTTTCGGCGCGGCTCCCCCTCCCTGCCCGTTCTGCCCGCCTTCTGCCGGGGAAGAACTGTCCGGCGCAGCCATGATCGACGCTCCGGTATCGGCCGGAGTGGAGTTCTCTTCTCCCGGGGAGCTTCCTACCTCTGCGCCAAATGTCATTTTCGTAGCGGCATCGTCTCCGCTGCTGCCTGCAGTTGAATCGCTTCGCTTAGACTGCGCACTGCTGTTCATCTCCTCGTCCACTTGGGCGCCCGGCAGCTTCTCCGGCATATTGAACATCGCAATGGCAAGCACCACCGCCGCAGCGGCTATGCCTATTCCGAAACGGGGGGCGAGAGAGGAGCTCCGGTTCCGCGCCCGCGACGCCTTGCGACTCATGGGCTGGGCCTGCGGTTCTTCCGCGGGACTAGCGGCCATAACACCAGCCTCCCGGTCAATGGCCTCAAGCTTTGGCAGAATCGAATCCACCAGACTGAAAGGCGGGCTAACGTCGGGGAGCTGTTCCAGCTCTTTGGAGAGCACGTTCAACCGCTCGAACAATTCCGCGCAGGAAGGGCAATTGTCGATATGACGGAACATTTCAAGACTCTCATCCGGACTCAAATCATGATCCAAATAACGGTGCATCCATTCCATCACCTCCGCGCAGTTCATCCCGATACACCACCTTTCTGATACTCCTGAAGTCTGTTTTGCAGCTGCTGTCTTGCCCTGAACAGATAGGATTTCACCGTGTTCAGCGGCAGATCCAGGCAGTCCGCTATCTCGTTGTAAGAAAAATCCTGCAAATAACGCAGCACGATAACCGTACGGTGATGCTCGGGCAGCTGGTCAATCGCTTCACGGATATCCTCCGCCAAATAGGTGGACAGCACATCCCGTTCCACATTTTGCTTGTCCTTGAACACCAGCTCATGCTCGTCAATGGAAAC encodes:
- the holA gene encoding DNA polymerase III subunit delta encodes the protein MDAKAAAKEIKQGKFSPIYCLYGSEKFRMNEFAAFLESELIAKEDRDFAVVPFDLSETPIQAVVEEAETVPFMVPRKLLVVRDASLFTAGKDNAKLEHRPEVLQEYLSSPAEFSVIVFLVNSDKLDERKKIVKALKSAGTVLAFNPLGAEELLRWVEKGIRDRGSEAAPGAAEALIAAAGTGLQGLSAEMDKLCLFAGRGGTVDSAAIESLVPRGTEQNVFTLVEDIANLRLDRALRTLHELLKQREEPIKIAALVARQFRIILQVKDLSSQSYTQGQIASQLGLHPYAVKLAGEQARKFRGEQLREILSLLADLDFQMKTGGIDKVLGLELFMLRLGAGRTA
- a CDS encoding RNA polymerase sigma factor, which gives rise to MVEQGLIRAAQSGDRDALITLLREIEGHVYKTAFYILHNEQDALDASQEALIRVYTKIGSYEEKAQFKTWVQRIVTNICIDKFRKTKPTVSIDEHELVFKDKQNVERDVLSTYLAEDIREAIDQLPEHHRTVIVLRYLQDFSYNEIADCLDLPLNTVKSYLFRARQQLQNRLQEYQKGGVSG
- a CDS encoding zf-HC2 domain-containing protein — its product is MNCAEVMEWMHRYLDHDLSPDESLEMFRHIDNCPSCAELFERLNVLSKELEQLPDVSPPFSLVDSILPKLEAIDREAGVMAASPAEEPQAQPMSRKASRARNRSSSLAPRFGIGIAAAAVVLAIAMFNMPEKLPGAQVDEEMNSSAQSKRSDSTAGSSGDDAATKMTFGAEVGSSPGEENSTPADTGASIMAAPDSSSPAEGGQNGQGGGAAPKTADPAERSTDNRKGESAKSTSPGTEHSGQSEKLAPPSAAAGTSESPNADKELSDSQSDPMIPENTLQAPSFKDGAAGIMGIAPIETPPGSPAEPPSWTSPDGRYTAAIEGQKLVIYRAAGNNAEGRQAVDTISFEGAWVSGEWSADNRQFTYVTSAEGKELRGTYTVPQETPAHSAAPSASGSAEPASPPPSPSPSPESSTKQ